The Arachis hypogaea cultivar Tifrunner chromosome 19, arahy.Tifrunner.gnm2.J5K5, whole genome shotgun sequence genome has a window encoding:
- the LOC112776715 gene encoding small ribosomal subunit protein uS13z/uS13y/uS13x — protein MSLVANEDFQHILRVLNTNVDGKQKIMFAMTSIKGIGRRFANICCKKADIDMNKRAGELSAAELDNLMTVVANPRQFKIPDWFLNRKKDYKDGKYSQVVSNALDMKLRDDLERLKKIRNHRGLRHYWGLRVRGQHTKTTGRRGKTVGVSKKR, from the exons ATG TCTCTGGTGGCGAACGAGGATTTCCAACACATTCTTCGTGTTCTGAACACAAACGTAGATGGGAAGCAGAAAATTATGTTTGCTATGACCTCCATCAAAGGTATCGGAAGGCGATTTGCTAACATCTGTTGTAAGAAGGCCGATATCGACATGAACAAGAG AGCTGGTGAACTGAGTGCTGCTGAGCTTGATAATCTGATGACTGTGGTTGCCAACCCAAGGCAATTCAAGATCCCAGATTGGTTCCTCAACAGGAAGAAGGACTACAAGGATGGCAAGTACTCCCAGGTTGTGTCCAACGCTCTCGACATGAAGCTCAGGGATGACTTGGAGAGACTCAAGAAAATCAG AAATCACCGTGGTTTGAGGCACTACTGGGGCCTCCGAGTTCGTGGCCAACACACCAAGACCACTGGCCGTAGGGGAAAGACTGTTGGTGTATCCAAGAAGCGTTAA
- the LOC112776714 gene encoding UDP-rhamnose/UDP-galactose transporter 6 yields the protein MATATKAEKKAAVDAAAWVFNVVTSVGVIIVNKALMVTYGFSFATTLTGLHFATTTLMTTALKMLGYVQPSHLPLFELLKFVFFANFSIVGMNVSLMLNSVGFYQIAKLSMIPVSCLFEIVFDKIRYSRDTKLSILVVLIGVSVCTVTDVSVNSRGFIAASIAVWSTALQQYYVHYLQRKYSLSSFNLLGHTAPAQAGTLLLIGPFLDYWLTNNRIDKYAFNFGSLMFIVLSCTIAVGTNLSQFICIGRFTAVSFQVLGHMKTILVLVMGFLFFGRDDLNLHVVLGMGIAVFGMIWYGNASSKPGGKERWSHALPTNKTEPR from the exons ATGGCTACAGCTACCAAGGCTGAAAAGAAGGCTGCAGTGGATGCAGCTGCATGGGTGTTCAATGTTGTCACCTCTGTTGGTGTTATAATTGTCAACAAAGCTTTGATGGTCACTTATGGCTTCAGTTTTG CTACAACATTAACAGGTCTTCATTTCGCTACGACAACTTTGATGACAACCGCATTAAAGATGCTAGGATATGTCCAGCCGTCTCACTTGCCATTGTTTGAACTTCTAAAATTTGTGTTCTTTGCTAACTTCTCTATTGTTGGAATGAATGTGAGCCTAATGTTGAACTCAGTGGGATTCTACCAA ATTGCTAAGTTGAGCATGATCCCTGTATCCTGCCTATTTGAAATTGTTTTCGACAAGATTCGGTATTCAAGAGACACGAAACTGAGCATACTTGTTGTCCTTATTGGTGTCTCTGTTTGCACCGTAACTGATGTGAGCGTTAATTCAAGAGGATTCATTGCTGCCTCTATAGCAGTATGGAGCACTGCTCTGCAACAGTAT TACGTTCATTATCTTCAACGGAAATATTCGCTAAGTTCTTTCAACCTTTTAGGACACACAGCACCTGCTCAGGCTGGAACACTACTGTTGATAGGCCCTTTCCTAGATTATTGGTTGACAAACAACAGAATTGACAAGTATGCTTTCAACTTTGGCTCCTTG ATGTTCATAGTTCTGTCATGCACCATAGCAGTTGGCACAAACCTCAGCCAATTCATCTGCATTGGGAGATTCACTGCTGTGTCGTTCCAAGTACTAGGACACATGAAGACAATACTTGTTCTAGTGATGGGATTCTTATTCTTTGGTAGGGATGATCTCAATCTCCATGTGGTTCTAGGAATGGGGATTGCCGTGTTCGGAATGATATGGTACGGCAATGCCTCATCCAAGCCCGGTGGAAAGGAGCGATGGAGCCACGCTCTCCCCACCAACAAAACAGAACCACGATGA